A single window of Eucalyptus grandis isolate ANBG69807.140 chromosome 1, ASM1654582v1, whole genome shotgun sequence DNA harbors:
- the LOC104444825 gene encoding zeatin O-glucosyltransferase: MKDVSGSVVVVMVPLPAQGHLNQLLELAYLVASYGIPVHYVGSASHNHQAKLRSHILPSSSPSDICFHDFPTPAFPSPAPNPNSTYKFPSQLQPAFDAASLLRGPVANLIRSLSSESRRVVVVHDSLMGSVVQDAASVPNAENYVFHSVSAFALYWFTWEATGMVIPQEEEEVDIAELVSAEGFPSNRVSFTDEFLKFIASQHEFHKLSSGYIFNTCRVVDGRYVDLYASATANSIATKHWAIGPFNMVKAPEKSSRRSAHACMEWLDKQAPNSVIYVSFGTTTALSNEQIREIAIGLESSGQKFIWVLREADKGDIFRGGEARKMELPQGFEEMVGTRDIGVVVRDWAPQLEILGHPATGGFLSHCGWNSCMESISMGVPILAWPMHSDQPRNAILITRVLKIGLIVTDCMSQNKVVKSPAIQDAVKALMASEQGDEMRKKAAELGVAVRGSMDKGGVSRAELDSFITHISR, encoded by the coding sequence ATGAAAGACGTCTCAGGATCAGTGGTGGTGGTCATGGTGCCTCTCCCGGCGCAAGGCCACCTCAACCAGCTCCTCGAGCTCGCCTACCTTGTCGCCTCGTACGGCATCCCCGTCCACTACGTCGGCTCCGCCTCCCACAACCACCAAGCCAAGCTCCGCTCCCACATCCTGCCCTCGTCCTCACCCAGCGACATCTGCTTCCACGACTTCCCAACCCCGGCCTTCCCCTCCCCCGCCCCGAACCCAAATTCAACCTACAAGTTCCCCTCCCAGCTCCAGCCGGCGTTTGACGCCGCTTCATTGCTCCGCGGCCCCGTCGCCAACCTCATCCGCTCCCTCTCCTCGGAGTCGAGGCGGGTCGTCGTGGTCCACGACTCGCTGATGGGGTCCGTGGTCCAGGACGCCGCCTCAGTCCCCAACGCCGAGAACTACGTCTTCCACTCGGTTTCCGCCTTTGCGCTTTACTGGTTTACGTGGGAGGCCACGGGGATGGTGATCccgcaggaggaggaggaggtcgaTATCGCCGAGCTCGTTTCTGCCGAGGGCTTCCCGTCCAACCGGGTCTCCTTCACCGACGAGTTCTTAAAGTTCATCGCATCGCAGCACGAGTTCCATAAGTTAAGCTCGgggtacatcttcaacacatgcAGGGTTGTCGATGGCCGTTACGTGGACTTATATGCCAGCGCAACAGCGAACAGCATCGCAACCAAGCACTGGGCGATCGGGCCGTTCAACATGGTCAAAGCACCCGAGAAGAGTTCAAGAAGATCTGCTCACGCGTGCATGGAGTGGCTCGACAAGCAAGCACCGAACTCGGTGATATATGTGTCCTTCGGCACCACGACGGCGCTGAGCAACGAGCAGATCCGTGAGATCGCGATCGGACTGGAAAGTAGTGGACAGAAGTTCATCTGGGTACTGAGGGAAGCTGATAAGGGGGACATTTTCAGAGGAGGAGAGGCGAGGAAGATGGAACTGCCTCAAGGCTTCGAAGAGATGGTGGGGACTCGAGATATAGGGGTGGTGGTGAGGGACTGGGCACCGCAGCTCGAGATCTTGGGGCACCCGGCAACCGGCGGGTTCTTGAGccactgcgggtggaactctTGCATGGAGAGCATCAGCATGGGAGTGCCGATCCTCGCATGGCCTATGCATTCGGATCAGCCCCGGAATGCAATCTTGATCACACGAGTTCTCAAGATTGGACTCATTGTCACGGACTGCATGAGCCAAAACAAGGTCGTGAAGTCGCCCGCGATCCAAGATGCTGTGAAGGCGCTCATGGCATCGGAGCAAGGGGACGAGATGAGGAAGAAGGCGGCGGAGCTAGGGGTCGCCGTACGGGGGTCAATGGACAAGGGCGGAGTTTCTCGGGCCGAGTTGGACTCTTTCATCACTCATATCTCTAGATAA